The following proteins come from a genomic window of Anabas testudineus chromosome 3, fAnaTes1.2, whole genome shotgun sequence:
- the baz2ba gene encoding bromodomain adjacent to zinc finger domain protein 2B isoform X12: MESGERLASPAPTLSAARTSSPAASSSSSSSSSSSPAPHSKSSLAPSPSALGSTLTTSGRLFGAAGEQPFIGSTLSSAFPLVNHPAFGALYTAGAGRPEFGGLGSLGMSTALAAHPQLGALSEWWRAAEAHGRGTAAFLPSFIGFPPFFTPHIQPNHSASPVQIRMPGKNSHAPPKGVNGAVNGSGVCPPTTQSGSFSAGSASVQASTKATKNSDTTNTHLSSPQNNPAEVVEKPIQKPKEKKPRKKAADNSAASNSESGTSSDSSSDGSLSSDLEDLAEDDEDDDDDDEDDEEEDKHSELSDSEKRTRKNTKVLIPSTGTAKTDRPLSGERREKKDAKARKVTSNPPTLVPLPCSVSPPALSQNSPLALHGSRSRTEPQQHFSVIQSTGLAANSKPMALLTQPRRESSPSSSPIALTTSPKALASTASPKPPKLLPSSSPQHLPLSLCSSPKPLSVPSPPRSTLPLSTSPKPFGLTSSVTSSQKSSRKSPQHTVIGAAKSNKRKLLEASLAQINEFRLKQTLMSQGQTFPADQKRHQQGPNKSPKRTSLSSSPLPPAPSATPQNNHSNLFLSSALLGLPEPHHPNGVIQSTTQDAPLALITKPRKNSASQGKSPQCDSDAGSMPVNLSTGASRTQATTHAGPQSQPPTTSPNATGHGSRKNKTPKGKGQTPGLGQGQADPLSAWKGFSQNHLVQSLVDLFRGGESGIGIPGVSIPGVGIPGVGIPGTCNPTAGLPANKESDDSGDDDDDEDDDLEEEEDDEDSDDSLSESDSNSDSDISGKKAKELKLLPSGSSKKEMTPRRLTKGPELLNTSANHTATSCSPLNLQVIKTPTIVTSSSALGYHSSPGSSSYSLASPLGLGKRKRVMDEKELMTPLELGWRRETRIKSVAGRPQGEVAYYAPCGKKLRQYPDVMKGLQWSLLKEEEVIPRILAMEGRRGRPPNSERQSAGEGAKGTRRRKGRPPNVGDPLAPEGPSPSEVKLLRKLEAQEIARQAAQMKLMRKLEKQALARAAKEARKQQAIMAAEERRKQKEQIKILKQQEKIKRIQQIRMEKELRAQQILEAKRKKKEEAANAKILEAEKRIKEKELRRQQAEILKHQERERRRQHVMLMKAVEARKKAEERERLRQEKRDEKRLNKERKLEQRRLELEIARELKKPNEDMCLSDHKPLPEFSRIPGLILPGRAVSDCLMLMQFLRGFGKVLGLDLNVDVPTLGMLQEGLLNVGDSMGQVQDLLVKLLSLAVCDPGLPPGQKTKTMLGDHLTNVGINRDNVSEVLQMYMGAHCANTELAPLALSLKTKAFQAHTPAQKASILGFLANELACSKAVISEIDKNLDQMANMRKDKIIMEGKLKKLKTIYAKRTGKREASMGVEENQSVGTPSSAAKRKRKLGGDSDDDDDDDDDSDDQAEEDEDEEEEDMKKVKKVETYDEDDVDQATSLEELEKQIEKLAKQHHQTRRKLFEISHSLRSMMYGQDRYRRRYWVLPHCGGVFIEAMESGEAPEELEEERQRRRRAAEEVKVKEEPQEIELQKEKPTNHDGQSIRTQGLEQQKEDEKEHEGKKNSPALFYQQPGCVSKLCTVRDVHKDISRETVKAEGKESSHVRQNGSPMGNNTATILTSSSPTHNTSEAAVATTSSMVTADDTTNIPPPASASLAVPCLAPRESPGNTPPTSSPVPSPHLSFQANDQLLRVLTERSGHWFSLLPRNPCDLSSITTTPPGAPRMSPPQESSTPARPKSPPPSPALPLTPSAASASASPHHPAGLLNYPLSAFQVKSGGSLLGVSFGSWPSGMISPSLPLCSSPNPMLGHSLEGNTAASVSSKSESPLPRIEKTSSMPSPALEMPKSLDHSMPRPIPEEMLTGWWRVSDIEELRALVSALHTRGIREKGLQRQMQKYMEIIPQVCTKHKDVAMIELRELEESQVSVESVRGWCVEEQAMEMDIAVLQQVEELERKVTAASLQVKGWTYPDPQSEREDLVYYEHKPPTTKSMAASTNGGDKDSKDSKEHPDERGEKGGLMRHPDNPLDIAVTRLADLERNIERSGEEEVAHGMKVWRRALSEVRSAAQLAMCIQQLQKSIAWERSIMKVYCQMCKKGDNEDLLLLCDGCDKGCHTYCHKPKITSIPEGDWYCPACISKASGPSPKSKKPPSKPVAASAGGGKKGGEAKKNGKQTGNGDVSEDDSASATSTPKKGAKDTSRKRKTEETSPVLSASNQESPVCVKRAKTARDNNRDLGLCRVLLAELERHQDAWPFLTPVNLKSVPGYKKVIKKPMDFSTIREKLVSSQYQNLETFIIDVNLVFDNCEKFNEDNSDIGRAGHNMRKFFEKRWTELLKQTN; the protein is encoded by the exons ATGGAGTCTGGAGAGCGGCTGGCCTCCCCTGCGCCCACCCTGTCTGCTGCTCGCACCTCCTCCCCTGcggcctcttcctcctcctcttcttcctcttcgtCATCCCCCGCTCCCCACTCTAAGAGCAGTCTGGCCCCGAGCCCTTCAGCACTGGGATCCACCCTCACCACCTCTG GCCGTCTGTTTGGAGCAGCAGGAGAGCAGCCATTCATTGGCTCCACATTGTCAAGTGCCTTCCCTCTGGTCAACCACCCAGCCTTCGGAGCCCTCTACACTGCCGGAGCGGGCAGGCCTGAGTTTGGAGGCCTGGGCTCCCTGGGCATGTCAACTGCTCTGGCTGCTCACCCCCAGTTAGGAGCTCTTTCTG AGTGGTGGCGAGCTGCTGAAGCCCATGGACGGGGAACTGCTGCCTTTCTCCCTTCTTTCATTGGCTTCCCTCCATTCTTCACCCCTCACATTCAGCCAAACCACAGCGCCAGTCCTGTCCAGATCAGGATGCCCGGCAAGAATAGCCATGCCCCACCCAAAG GGGTGAATGGGGCAGTGAACGGTAGTGGCGTCTGTCCTCCCACCACACAGTCAGGGAGCTTTTCTGCAGGTTCGGCCTCTGTTCAGGCATCGACCAAGGCAACCAAAAATTCAGACACCACTAATACTCACCTTAGCAGCCCTCAGAACAATCCAGCAGAAGTGGTGGAAAAGCCAATTCAGAAACCTAAAGAGAAG AAGCCACGAAAGAAGGCAGCAGACAATTCTGCGGCAAGCAACAGTGAATCAGGAACATCCTCGGACAGCTCAAGTGACGGGTCCCTCAGCAGTGATCTGGAAGACTTAgcagaggatgatgaagatgatgatgacgacgatgaggatgatgaagaagaggacaAACACAGTGAATTATCCGACTCTGAGAAGCGGACAAGGAAGaacacaaag GTTTTGATACCCAGCACTGGAACTGCAAAAACTGACAGACCACTCTCTGGGGAGCGCCGGGAAAAGAAAGACGCCAAAGCCCGGAAGGTCACCTCCAACCCCCCAACCCTTGTGCCCTTACCCTGCTCTGTCTCCCCTCCTGCCTTGTCCCAAAACTCTCCTCTGGCCCTGCACGGCTCCAGATCCCGGACAGAGCCACAGCAACACTTCAGTGTGATTCAGTCCACTGGCCTGGCTGCCAACTCAAAACCCATGGCACTCCTTACTCAGCCCCGCAGGGAGTCTTCACCGTCTTCCTCCCCCATAGCCCTCACCACATCTCCAAAGGCACTTGCCAGCACGGCATCTCCCAAACCTCCTAAACtgctgccctcctcctcccctcagcacctgcccctctctctctgctcttcccCTAAACCTCTCTCTGTTCCCTCTCCACCCCGCTCAACTCTTCCTCTGTCTACCTCCCCAAAACCTTTTGGTTTGACCTCATCTGTAACAAGCTCTCAGAAGTCCTCACGGAAGTCACCTCAGCACACCGTCATCGGCGCTGCCAAATCCAACAAAAGGAAACTGCTGGAAGCTTCACTTGCGCAGATCAATGAGTTCAGGCTCAAACAG aCTCTCATGTCCCAAGGGCAGACGTTCCCAGCTGACCAAAAGAGGCACCAGCAGGGGCCAAACAAGTCTCCCAAGAGGACGTCTCTGTCTTCATCGCCATTGCCACCCGCTCCGTCTGCTACACCCCAGAACAATCACTCCAACCTCTTCCTCTCGAGTGCCCTGCTAGGGCTCCCTGAACCACACCACCCCAATGGAGTCATCCAAAGTACCACTCAGGACGCACCTTTGGCCCTCATCACCAAACCTCGCAAAAACTCTGCCTCTCAAGGTAAGTCCCCTCAGTGTGACTCCGATGCTGGGTCCATGCCTGTCAATCTGAGCACAGGGGCGAGTAGGACCCAAGCAACTACCCATGCTGGGCCTCAGTCACAGCCCCCCACTACCTCACCCAATGCCACAGGCCATGGATCCAGGAAGAACAAGACCCCGAAGGGTAAGGGACAGACACCAGGGCTCGGGCAGGGACAAGCAGACCCTTTATCTGCCTGGAAGGGCTTCTCTCAGAACCACCTGGTACAGTCTCTAGTGGATTTGTTTCGTGGAGGAGAGTCTGGGATTGGGATTCCTGGAGTTAGTATCCCTGGAGTCGGAATTCCTGGAGTGGGGATCCCTGGTACATGTAACCCCACAGCTGGTCTCCCTGCTAACAAGGAATCTGATGACtcaggagatgatgatgatgatgaggatgatgaccttgaggaggaggaggacgatgaAGACTCAGATGATAGTCTGTCAG AGTCTGACAGCAACTCAGACAGTGACATCTCCGGAAAGAAAGCGAAGGAGCTAAAGCTGCTGCCGTCTGGATCATCTAAGAAGGAGATGACTCCCCGCAGGCTAACCAAAGGCCCAGAACTACTGAACACCTCAGCCAATCACACCGCCACCAGCTGCTCCCCTCTCAACCTACAGGTCATCAAGACTCCCACCATTGTCACCAGCTCCAGTGCCTTGGGCTATCACAGCTCTCCGGGCTCATCGTCCTACAGCCTAGCCTCTCCATTAG gcttggggaagagaaagagggtgATGGACGAGAAGGAACTAATGACTCCTCTGGAGCTGGG GTGGCGGAGAGAAACGAGAATCAAATCTGTGGCTGGGCGCCCACAGGGAGAGGTGGCCTACTACGCCCCGTGTGGCAAGAAACTAAGGCAGTACCCAGATGTGATGAAG GGTTTACAGTGGAGCCTGTTAAAGGAAGAGGAGGTCATTCCTCGTATTTTGGCGATGGAAGGCCGTAGGGGGCGCCCTCCAAATTCAGAGCGCCAGTCGGCGGGCGAAGGCGCTAAAGGTACTCGACGGAGGAAGGGGCGACCCCCTAATGTGGGTGATCCATTGGCACCTGAGGGCCCCAGTCCAAGTGAGGTCAAACTTCTGCGCAAACTAGAGGCTCAAG AAATAGCCCGACAGGCTGCACAGATGAAACTGATGAGAAAACTGGAAAAGCAGGCGCTGGCACGTGCTGCCAAAGAAGCTCGGAAACAGCAGG CTATCATGGCAGCAGAGGAGCGGAGGAAGCAGAAAGAACAGATCAAGATTCTCAAGCAGCAG gaaaagATCAAGCGTATTCAGCAGATTCGTATGGAGAAGGAACTCAGAGCACAGCAAATTTTGGAG GCCAAAcggaaaaagaaggaagaagccGCCAATGCTAAAATACTGGAGGCTGAAAAACGGATAAAG GAGAAAGAGTTGAGGAGACAGCAGGCAGAGATTCTCAAACACCAG gagagggagagaaggcgGCAACATGTAATGCTGATGAAGGCTGTTGAGGCTCGCAAGAAAGCAGAG GAGCGTGAACGCTTGCGGCAGGAGAAAAGGGACGAGAAGCGTCTGAACAAAGAGCGTAAACTGGAGCAACGGAGGCTTGAGCTGGAGATAGCGAGGGAACTGAAGAAGCCAAATGAAGACATGTGTCTGTCTGATCATAAG CCTCTGCCCGAGTTCTCCCGGATTCCCGGACTTATCCTGCCAGGACGTGCCGTGTCGGACTGCCTGATGCTTATGCAGTTCCTGCGGGGCTTTGGGAAGGTTTTGGGGCTTGATTTGAATGTGGATGTGCCCACACTGGGCATGCTGCAGGAGGGCTTGCTCAATGTTGGGGACAGCATGGGCCAAGTCCAAGACCTTCTGGTCAAACTGCTTTCTCTGGCAGTCTGTGATCCTGGTTTACCTCCTGGGCAAAAG ACTAAAACCATGCTGGGGGACCACCTGACCAACGTTGGCATCAACAGGGATAATGTTTCTGAGGTGCTACAGATGTACATGGGAGCCCATTGTGCCAATACAGAACTGGCTCCTCTGGCCCTCAGTCTGAAGACTAAGGCCTTCCAGGCACACACGCCTGCTCAGAAAGCCTCAATCCTGGGTTTTCTCGCTAACGAGCTCGCCTGCAGCAAAGCCGTTATCAG TGAGATTGACAAGAACCTGGATCAGATGGCAAACATGAGGAAAGACAAGATCATTATGGAGGGAAAACTGAAGAA GTTGAAAACCATTTACGCCAAACGTACTGGGAAAAGGGAGGCCAGTATGGGTGTGGAAGAAAACCAGTCTGTTGGCACGCCTTCCTCTGCCGCCAAGCGCAAGAGAAAGTTGGGTGgagacagtgatgatgatgacgacgacgatGACGACAGCGATGACCAGGCagaggaggacgaggatgaggaggaggaagacatgAAGAAGGTTAAAAAGGTGGAGACATATGatgag GATGATGTTGACCAGGCCACCAGTCTCgaggagctggagaaacagATAGAGAAATTAGCCaag CAACATCATCAGACCAGAAGAAAGCTGTTTGAGATATCTCATTCTCTGCGCTCCATGATGTATGGCCAGGACCGTTACCGCCGCCGATACTGGGTGCTTCCCCACTGTGGAGGAGTCTTCATTGAAGCCATGGAGAGTGGCGAAG CTCCAGAGGAACTCGAGGAGGAgcgacagaggaggaggagagcagcagaggaggtcAAGGTCAAAGAAGAACCTCAGGAGATTGAGTTGCAGAAGGAGAAACCCACCAACCATGATGGGCAGAGCATCCGAACACAAGGCTTAGAGCAACAGAAAGAAGACGAAAAGGAGCACGAAGGGAAGAAAAACTCCCCGGCTCTCTTCTACCAGCAACCAGGCTGTGTATCCAAACTGTGCACAGTCCGCGATGTGCACAAGGACATTAGCAGAGAAACTGTGAAGGCAGAGGGCAAGGAGAGTTCCCATGTGAGACAGAACGGCAGCCCCATGGGCAATAACACTGCTACCATACTAACATCATCCTCCCCTACTCATAATACCTCTGAGGCAGCAGTAGCAACAACCTCCTCCATGGTGACTGCTGATGACACTACAAACATCCCTCCCCCAGCCTCAGCTTCTTTAGCCGTACCTTGTCTAGCCCCACGTGAAAGCCCAGGGAACACCCCTCCAACTTCATCCCCTGTCCCATCTCCACACCTCTCATTCCAAGCCAACGACCAGCTGCTCAGAGTCCTGACAGAGAGGAGCGGACACTGGTTCAGTCTGCTCCCACGCAACCCCTGTGACCTCTCTTCCATCACCACAACTCCTCCAGGAGCACCCCGCATGTCTCCTCCTCAGGAGTCCTCCACTCCAGCCAGACCCAAGTCCCCACCTCCGTCCCCTGCCCTGCCTCTAACACCTTCTGCTGCCTCAGCCTCTGCCAGCCCACACCACCCAGCTGGCCTCCTCAACTACCCACTATCAGCCTTCCAG GTTAAGTCAGGTGGTTCATTGCTAGGAGTTTCTTTTGGGAGCTGGCCCAGCGGTATGATTAGTCCCAGCCTGCCTCTGTGCAGCAGCCCCAACCCCATGCTGGGTCATTCTCTAGagggaaacacagcagcaagtGTCTCCAGTAAGAGTGAATCACCTTTACCTCGCATTGAGAAAACTTCATCCATGCCCTCTCCTGCTCTGGAAATGCCCAAATCCCTTGACCACTCCATGCCTCGGCCCATCCCAGAAG AGATGCTGACAGGGTGGTGGCGGGTGTCTGACATTGAAGAGCTGAGGGCTTTAGTCAGTGCTCTCCACACCCGAGGCATCAGAGAGAAGGGCCTCCAGAGGCAGATGCAGAAATACATGGAAATCATCCCCCAGGTCTGCACCAAACACAAAGACG TGGCCATGATCGAGCTGCGTGAACTGGAGGAAAGCCAGGTCAGTGTGGAGTCGGTGCGAGGCTGGTGTGTTGAGGAGCAGGCTATGGAGATGGACATTGCTGTGCTGCAACAGGTAGAGGAACTGGAGAGGAAGGTCACAGCAGCCAGCCTGCAAGTGAAG GGCTGGACATATCCTGACCCTCAGTCTGAGAGGGAGGACCTGGTGTATTACGAGCACAAGCCCCCCACCACCAAATCCATGGCAGCGTCCACAAACGGAGGAGACAAGGACTCCAAGGACTCCAAGGAGCATCCAGATGAGCGAGGAGAGAAGGGCGGGTTGATGCGTCACCCGGACAACCCGTTGGACATAGCAGTGACACGTCTGGCTGATCTGGAACGCAACATCGAGAGAAG TGGTGAGGAAGAAGTGGCCCATGGGATGAAGGTTTGGAGAAGGGCCTTGAGTGAAGTGCGCAGTGCTGCCCAGTTGGCCATGTGTATCCAGCAACTGCAGAAGTCTATCGCCTGGGAGCGTTCCATCATGAAAGTG TACTGTCAGATGTGCAAGAAGGGAGATAATGAGGAccttctcctgctgtgtgatgGCTGTGACAAAGGCTGCCACACTTACTGTCACAAACCCAAGATTACCAGTATCCCAGAGGGTGACTGGTACTGCCCAGCCTGCATATCCAAG GCAAGTGGTCCATCCCCAAAAAGCAAAAAACCTCCAAGCAAACCAGTAGCAGCCAGTGCAGGAGGTGGTAAGAAAGGTGGAGAGGCGAAGAAGAATGGGAAGCAGACAGGCAATGGCGATGTGTCTGAGGATGACTCAGCCAGTGCCACCAGCACGCCCAAGAAAGGTGCAAAAGACAccagcaggaagaggaaaacagaggagacCTCCCCTGTTCTGTCAGCATCCAATCAGGAGAGCCCTGTATGTGTGAAGCGAGCCAAGACGGCTAGAGACAACAACAGGGACTTGGGTTTATGCAG GGTACTCCTTGCTGAGTTGGAGCGGCATCAGGATGCATGGCCTTTTCTCACTCCCGTCAACCTGAAATCGGTCCCTGGCTACAAGAAGGTCATCAAGAAGCCGATGGACTTCTCCACTATACGTGAGAAGCTTGTGAGCAGCCA gtatCAAAACCTGGAGACTTTCATCATTGACGTTAACTTGGTTTTTGATAACTGCGAAAAATTCAATGAAGACAACTC